TATATCTGCGTACATAGCCGAAAACGGAAGAATTATGGTTATTGTAAAAAACTAATTAGCTTCATAACAACGATTAATTGCGTAAATAATCATGTTTTttcaattgaaatttcttttagTCAGATACCAATGTGTATCCTTTCCCTATTTGCATAATCATTATGTTATTTTAAAGCTGCCACAGATTTGATTAAATTCGTGTATGTTTTATTAACGACGATCGCATTAAAGCTATCGTGCCTCTTGGCTGTGTAACGAAAAGGTGCATACGCGTAAAAGTACTCAGTACCCGATACGCGTCACACCAAATATAAATACGAAACAATATCGTAAATAACAAGTAACTCTAAAAATTCAACTAGTTCTATCTATGTACATtcatgatataacatataattttatgGTACGTTGTCTCAGTAAAATCGATGTAATAATTCTCAAGTTCCAGGTTATATCCTAGACCTCGGTATAAGCCTTATTTATTGCGTAGAACGCTAATTGGTCCAATGGAATGAGTAGGCATTAAATGCATTCAACATTATCTATGTAGCTAAATGCTAAAGATATAAAGGCCAAGAGACAATAAAATTGTGTGAATGCATTTATTCTACTCTAATAGtcctaattaataattgttctaCTACTTGTATTTATATCCATTTTTATAGCATACTCTTGGTCAAGACTGTGCAAATAGTTGCTGGAATGATCCATGTATACTCATGTAAAATAGTCAGTGCCATTatgaatataatacatatacacTCTACTTTACGTTAAATATAGCAACAGTTTGGTTTTGGACCATGACCATGCTATTCTATCTGGTTTATTCATATTAGTAACAGTATAAttctaaagaaaataaatcaattttcaattttcagtcTTAATTTCTATTGTTGTCGGTTGCTACTGTTGTTATTGATATTACTGCTGTTACTGTTATTGTTATTCGGGTTGTTGCTAGTACTGCTGTTGCTGCCACTGCtgctgttattattgttattattattgtgatGATTGTGGTGGTGGTGATTATTGCTATTCAATGTAGGGATAGTGGGATTCCCAATATTATCTATTTCGCGCTGCGCACGTGAAATTTTTACCTTGTCCCGCGGCGTTCCATCCTCACCGGTTTCCATAGCAAAcattttcatcttttctttAAAACTCAGCTTTTCAGGTACTTGCCCAACTTGAGAACTTTGTTGCTGCTTTTGTTTTTCAGCGAGCCTTCTTTGTCTGGGATCcctaaataaaacaataaagtaAAAATCCACGATTCATTTTCTGATTATTAGCAACCATTCGAgcacaaaaaataataaattatagcgTTACTTGTACACTTCTTGAGCACCTATTACACCAGGGGTACTACCAGTAATTGGAGCCCCACCGGATCCTTCGGGTGCTTTTGGAGATGCCAATAAAATTTCTGCATCATTTATGAAATTCTGAAAGTAATAAGTAAATAGTGAAAATAGGTTTACATAGTTGTAACTTTAAGTTGCTCAACTATAAATTGGTAAACCatcaaaatttgtaataaaagttTTCAATTGGAATTGAAATGAAAGCAGGATAAAGCTaccaaatacatatatattgaataaatgatgatattatctgcataaaaaatgtaaataatttaaaaatcgtgAGTTCAATATGTGATTGAACATGTACGAAAGTGCACACaattttagaaataatatatatgtgtatatataatctATCTTACATTTGGATCTTCTGTAATGACATCCATAGCCAGAATTTGACTTGTGCTCGAATTTCCAGACGAAACACTTCGTTGCACTGATTCTACATTTGCATTTGAGTCATGAAAAGAGACTCTCTTAACAGACGTTGACTGCGGCTGAGCCAATGTTACTATATTAGATATGTTTGCATTATTCGACCTCAGGGTACTTTGTTGCGACATAACCGCATAACTAGAACCTCGTTCCGGAGGCAGAGGCGCATCGTTGCTAGTATTATGCGTggctattaaaatatatatgtacatataatccAAACATAAATGGTGACAATTAGTAGAAGAGGaccttgtttttattttgtcatTACTGACAGTATTCTGAATACTTACAAGAGGCGCTTGATCCGTTAATAATTAGGCTGTCCAATCGTAACATACTGGGATGTAACATTTGTTGAGTTTTCAAATGGGATTGCAATTGTTGCGAGTGATGTTGCTGTTGATACATTTGTTGGATTTGTTGTTGTTTGTTAatttcttcctccttctttttcGATTGAGTGTCGTCGAATTCGACTTGTTTTCGCTTAATCTCCTCGTGTCTACGATGcatctctttttcttcgttagATTGAGATAAACCAAGTGGTTTTTGAGAAGAGTTTAAATGAAGCAAGGATGACATTTGAATTTGCCCTATATTATTTGGCATTTGATTGGTGTGTTCATGTTGAAGATCTGACGAAAAATGCGAACCAGAACTCTCTTGTTGCTGTTGATGTGGCTGTTGCTGTTGCAGACaagtatttacaatattttgcgAAGATTGCTGAGATGGGCCATTGCCCGTATGTATCGACACGACGTTGGTAGAATGCATCGGGGAACCACCAACAGATTGACCAGTATGATTTCCTTTGATAGATTGATTGGTTGCATTTGTTCTAGGCAAGTTGAGGTGATGTTGCTCCAATGAATTATTTCGATCTTGTGGCACCGTTGTACGAAGCAAGCTTTGTTGTACTCTTATGTTCTCGGTGTCTAAATCATTACTTTCTTCGTCATCGTCTTGTTGATTGGCAACTTCCTCAGCTCTTTTTTGAAAGTCTCTTTCCAGCTGAAGAGCCCGCAGTTGTTCTTCCTGTTGTGATGTTCTGTGAGATAATGCACTTAATTCCGCTATTTGTTGATCTCGCCACTGTCTTGCAGCTTCTCTTCTACGTGCTTGTTCctaaataatttcatataataataacaataaaacgaTAACAAAgatacatttaataaataaacttactctttctttctcttctcgttGCCATGGATTCGTAGCACTATATTGATATTGACGTGGTTGTAACGTAGTTCCAGTTGTATTTGCTGGATAATACCCCCCACGAGGGGGATCCTGCATACTCGCAGTGTACCTGGGtggataaatattatttcagttTTTTAGTCTCATTTATATTATCTGATCTTTCATTAATTAACCAACAAGATATTACCTTGAATCCGATTGTTTACTATAAAGTGGATGAGTCGAAGTGCTTGGCGGCGGCGGTGGAGGACTTTCTGGATATCCTTCTTCCGGTAAAGTAGGCCGTATTGGAATTTCATTAGACATCGTACTTCCTTCCGGTGCAGTTTGCGCTCTATTTATTCCATTTTCGTCATTATAATGTTCGTTTCGTACATCCGAATTTAAATAATACTGCGATCCAACAGCAACATGTTGATTTTGATCCATatataattttccaatatcTCGTGTACCTTGATCTCTTCCATAGTCGAGCAACATTCCGTTGGATTGTAAGCGAATTAAATCGTTTTTTCCTCTGGTGGATGTCATACTAGCATGTCCATATTGAATATGTCCAAGATTTTGTTGTTGGATATTTTGATGTTGATGTTGGTGCTGATGTTGATGCTGATGCTGATGTTGATGCTGAAGCTGAAGCTGATGTTGATGTTGATGCGGATGCTGATGTTGTGATTGAGGTTGAGATTGATGTTGGTGTTGATGTTGATGCACGTGTGGGGATTTTCCATATTGGACCATATAGGGGCCATATTGCGCATCCAAGTAACCATAATTCGAAGGTCCCGTTTGTCTCGTGGTTACATGACCAGATGTTGAGATGGATGGTGCGGAGGACACTGTTACTGGTGGACTTGATCCCAAATTTGGTTGGGAACCGGCAGATTTTGTTGGTCGGACGGCAGAACTTATCGGAGATTGAACGGacatatttgtttttaaattatatgcGGTTGGTCGATATTGATTCAATGGGACTGGAATGCCACCTCGTAATTCGCGTCTTCTGACTTCTTCTTGCATTTCTTGGAGCTTTGCTTCTTGTCGTATTATATCCCGAGATGACTGAGATCTTGGAGGCGCTGCACAGCCTTGTTGCGAAAGACCACCAACAAGGTAAGATTGTTGTTGAGGTTGAGGTACATATGCAGATATTGGACGGTCTCTGGTCTGATTCATTTCAAATGTTCCTGGACGATTCAAAGAATTTTGTGAACCTCTCGAACTTTTTTGCAGTTGCAGAGGATTCCTATAAATTCACGGAAAGGGAAGAaattagataattttatttgaaattcacAGGTCGAGAAAATAAAACTAAAGTAAGAAAACCAAAATgaacgaattttattaaaacaaatgataaaaaaataagaaaaataaaagctaTTTACCTGTCATCCGAATGTTGAGAGGGACTATGTCGTTGCTTGGTCGTGGTGGTGGTCGtggtcgttgtcgtcgtcgtcgtgtctTGATTCCGATAGATGCTCAAGTTTTGATAAAATCTTTCGGCTTCGTTACTTTGAAGAATATTCGAACTTGGCCCAACATTAGCACTTGAACTATTGTTACTCGTTGTTTGACCAGGGTTCAAATTCGGTGATGATTGTTGTCTACTCACAAGACCACTCGGTGGTAATGTTCCCATTTTTGTTGGATCATGTAAATTATGACTCGAGCTATTTTTAGAaagaaatgtattatataaagaaAGAGGAATGGATAAACATGATTTAAAAAAGATGGTAAAATTATTTTGGGAAGCGAAAGGAATCGAAAATTCTTAGGGTTCAGTTAAGATCTAAAGTAAGGAAAAGTTCACTAAAGTTCGAAAGAAAATGAATTCTCTTACCGAGAACGTAGCGACGTCGAACTGTTGATTGTGGTCATTGGTGGAGGTGGCTGCGTAACAGGCGGTGTAACGCTGTTACTCGACGATGCCCTGCTATAACCAGGATTGAATACCTCGTGCTGTTGTTTTCCATCCGTTCCTACATCTGTTTTACAGAACCGTGCGACACACATTAATTAGTATACATATTTTTGTGAGATAAAATTTTAACCCAACAAAGTGAGAAAACAATAACgcaaaaataatagtaataatgtaataaatagcGCATAAAATCCTAGAtacaaaaaatagaaagagaaaggaaaaagaaacaaaacggAACGAGATGAAGCGAGGCGAGACGAAGTGAAAAACAAAAAGGTGAAAAGCGGATTAGAAGTGAGTCATAATATCACGAAAGTAAAGTGTGTGACCAAGTTAGAGGCGAAAGGAGTGCTTGAATCCAACGAGCAACATGATAATGACAACCATATAGCACAGTATCTCCATTTCGCTATCATTCACTCTCCTTTCTTCAATTACCGTTTCTACTTACTGTGCAATGCTGGCACGGACTTGCTGGTATGTATTTGTTGTTGCGGTGCAGTAGCGTCGCGTCCAAGCCGAGATGGTAAGTCTCGTTCACTCATGCGACGAGGTCCTGCGATAGTCACACGTGCGGAAACATATGTTTGTGTAATGTTGTActttaatgatatttattgtGAACATTTAGACAAGCATGAATAATTCAAGCAGTATATTGTGATTCATCCGCCAATTATGAAAAATCAACAGAATAGACTACATCATTCAAAAAATCATatagaaaatatcaatttttcacGCGTGCATCGCACGCTTTATTCAAAAAAtggttatatttattatatcaatatattatatacttcttCCTGCGAGATTGTGTTTTAATAACGTATGCATGCATATTTCGTTAATAGCAATAACAACAACACATGTAAATAGCGTAAAGTAAATACATGTGAAGTATGAATgttgttatttatatatgtataatgtgtatacatataacaAAGTACAAAGACAGAAAAAAAAGCGGACgtgtaaaatttaaattgtaacaAAAGCAAGCTAAGTCCTATTCCtctcttttatacattttcattcattctcctttttttctttttcgctctACACTTACAACATGCACATAAACATTTATCTCATAGCGAAACCGATTGCTAACGAAAGAAACAGAAGATGTGCTTTTAAGTAGAAGAGgggaaaaacaagaaaaattgttaaaaagaaaattatcttGACATGCGTGAGGTAAGTCGATCATTGGTAAATGACTATTAACTTGCATAACATCCATTATTCCTAATATTGACAGGCACGCATTAAAAAAATGCGAGAGCAAAATCAATTGCTTACGTAAAAAGAAACCAATATCTAGATGAGTTTGACTCGATCTTGGATAAATCTTGGATAAAACTGATTTTTTCCAATGTTGGTCGAGCTTTACATCGATCTCTATGTCTTTATCAATTATCGAAGTTTCTTTTTCAATCTCCACTGGCGCATGTTGATCGCTTTTAATCGGTAAAAGATCGAAATGGTTTTTCTCTGCGACACGTGATATCGGATTCTGTTGGAATTTGTCTTTgaagatgaaattttctttgCAAGTTTTTAGTccgtatattgttttgttatcgttatcgttatcttGCGAGGAATCCTCGTTTCGAGATCGGGAATACTGCTGATCGTTAGTGAGAAACGATGATGCTTTATCAGCATCGCCCCGTTGATCAGTAGTTCGTTTCAATTCGTTGGTGGAACGGTATTTTTTTCGTTTACACCACCTCTGTTTTCGCTGCTCGCTGTCCTCATTACGTGATAATTCTTTTGCCTTTTCAATATTTGGATAGGAATTTGCCAACCGTTTGATCAATTTATCATCGAATAAGAGTGGTTTGCTTGCATTCTCACTTCGCACACTGTTCTCTCCAATATCCGTCGGCCACGATGACACGAATCTCTGAATATTCGCCTGTATTTCACGCAAAGACAACGATGAGGCTGTACCTGACTCTGTATCGACGAAAATGCTGTTTGAAACTTCCATGTCTGGTTCTTTATTCAATACGTGAAAAGAAGGTAGAGAAGGAGAACGAAAAGGAAGAAGCGATGCTCTCGCACCATCGAGATCAGACACTTCCCTCAGTTGTTCTATCACCTGTTTTTGTTCTGACAATGACAACTTCCGTTTACCATCTGTTGATTGACCTTTATACACATCGGCTGAATTATTGTGATAGCAATAATAGTTAACATCACCATTTTCATTTAACAGATCTATGGTCGATTTTTCGAACATTTGGTCCAATCCAATTGGTGCAAGATATCGTCGTTTAATTTCGCTATTTCTCAAATCTAGTTCGGATTGACATTCATTGATATCGTCGATGGCGGGAAACCGATAATCCGATCGCTTTTGATAAATTTGAATCGAGGCAACATTAGGTTCTGAAGAAAATTTTTTTGAGCTCTCTAATAATTTAATCGCATTAGGTCGATGATGAATCGGTTCAACATCGCCGAGTTTTGAAAAATGTTTTGCCAACGCGGCTACGCGACCACCACAACCGAGGCGCACCTCTTCCGGTGATTTCCAACATTTGTTGAAAGTCGATATATCACTTGACGTATCGCTATCTAGACCAGACAAGTCAAGATTTAATACTGGATTTACAGCGTTATTAACATTCGGAGTTGTTTTCGAAATCATGCAAATTTTGGAATCACCGTTCTCCTTATTTGATATATCTTTTTCCACCTTTTTTTCTCTTATCTCGTAATTTTTGTCTCGTTGTTCCAACGCTTGAAATCCAATAATTGTCATTTTATTAGCTTCTGCGTATTCCTGTTGCCTATTCGATGCTTCTTGCCCATTCTCATTTATGATCTGTGATCTTTTCTCAATCACCGAATGTTGCGAACATCTGCAATATTTGCCCATAACATCGTTTTTATATCGTGGTAAATTTGATGCAGCGAAATCATCTTGTGAAATATTGGTTACATCAATCACACGATTATTAGATATGTTATTGTTCTCCGATTGATACTCGTTGAATTCGTTTAAAGGATGACATGACGTCGGGGTGTCATCCGTTTGATCGATATAAGGTATCGAATCGAGAGAAAAATTATCACATTTGATACCTAGCGCCGTTGTCGTGGAAACCGAATTTGTCGAATTTAAAATGATTGACGGTGTTTGAACAGCGTTCATATTCATTGACTGGGTAAACGGAACAGGTTGCCCAACTTCCGAAACAAACGACAAGCTTGTCGTTTTAGATCTGTGGTTTGTTTGATCGGTTGAAGCGCGTGTATTATTCGTCGAAATAGTATGATCGCGTGTTTGCAAATATCTATCACCATGCTCCAAATTCGAACTCAAATCTGTACCATGGTCATTACCACCATCACCACTACTGTTACCACCACCAACTACTGTTTCTACATTTTCTCGCTTTTCCCGCCGAGACTGCTGTTTTACCGACTCGTTATCGGTATGTTCCGCATAAGTCCGCGTGTATGTTAACAATGACGACGGTGTATGATCCCGCAAACACGTTTGTCGCAGGTCTTTCGATTGTGAAATACTCCAGAATGGTTTGCAGTACCGATTTGAGACGAGGCgagaagaatttaataaatcggaattatgataatatttatattccaaGTCCTTTGAACAAATCGAAGAAAGAATCGCACCTGGTACTGAATCGATCGAACGTTCCGAACCGATCGCGTGCCTTGGAACGCTCAATAAATTACCCATTGAATGCGATGTAGATGGCTGCTCGTTCGTTTCCTGCGATGAAGCTTCCAAGTTTTCGGACTTGGGGCGAATCTTGTGCGCTGCTCAAGAACAATCAGTTAGTAAAGCGTTAATTAAGCAATCATCTATATCTGGCTATTTCGCGAGAGCCAGAACCCGATGAATAAAATGACGTGCGGTGACGAATAATACGAGCGAGAACGATTCATGAAAGCGTTATAAGCTGTTTAACATTCCGCAATTAGCAGATTAAAAGCATCGCGCAAGAACGAATTAGAGTATATTTTGCACTATAAATTTAAGCGATTACTTATTtcagtttctttctctttatcacGTCGCTTTTTTAAGCTCGTTGCCTTACTCTCACGGTATTTtaattcttgtaatattttcttctcAGTATTAAAGCGAAACGAATTATCGAACGGTGAAACGACGCAATCGAATCGCATTATGATTATTAAAGAAAGTTCAAAACGGTTTTCGAACGGACAACATACATACCTCTGGTCATTACTGGTGACGGTTGTGATAATAAAGTGGCCAAACCATGATATATGGCACCTTGTTTAGCAACTTCCAATGTTACTATTGGTCCGGTACGTACTAAATATTCAGCAGCTCTACGAAATAGCAAAGTCAATGTTATTATAAGTCCAACCATAGAGAGAATTAATATGGATAATTTCTCCTAAAATGGTTCTACATCCATTATGCAATCTTTAGCACAACCTATACATTACTTACTTTTCCTGAGTAATTCCTACTAAACTTTGTCCGTCCACTTTTAGCAATTGGTCTCCAGCCGTCAATCTGCCGTcctgcatatgtatgtatatattttaaaattgtgTAAAAATGAAGCGATTAGATGTATTCGTTTAAACTACATAGTATATATATGTCAAAATTAACAATAGAGATTTACATATGGATATAAATGATAGATTTTACTAATgatagaataattattaataattatttgtggTAGAATGTAAATGAGAGAAAcgactttgttttaattttccTCTTGTCTCTATGTACTACATGGAGATTTACTTACAGCATCAGCAGCACCACCAGCAACTACGCTCTTTATATATATTCCAAGCCTATCCTGACCAGCGCCCTGCAACATATCGCAACCGAATGTATATCCTATTGGCGAGAACAAGGTATTTCATaagatttaaaatatataattacatgtaaatataatacatataatacaaaaacACATACTTTGGCTGCGACAATGCTCAAACCCATTCCATTGGTAGACTTGTGTAATTTTATTACATGTATCTCGGGTTGAGCACCACTCGGCCCTGTATGACAGGAATAACCTCCAGATCTATTGCTCATTGCGCTTGGACTGCgatactattaaatattattggtAATTAAGATCTTGATTATTGTTCAAGTATCATCATTGCTAGCCGTGGTAGGAAGCAGAACAAGGgtaaaaagaaggaaggaaacgggaacaagaaaaaaagagaggaaaaagaaaacaaattacaTTATTGTGATGATCTATCATGTATATAGTCCAATATCCACTACTGGTGGGTTGTGGTGCCATACGGCATAGACCATCCCGTTGCAATGGCGCTAAAAATTCGGCTAATCCTGGAGGTACACCACGAATAACTTCGCAACTGTATCCATCTTCGGGAAGTAAAAGCGCTAAAGCGAGCGTAGGCTCTTCTTCAAGTCGAATCTCTCTGCCATCAGCACGTGCGAGCGTATCAGCCACGCTTTCGGCCACCTAGAATTCAATATGATAACGCATTACTTATAAATATATTGGAAATCCTATCATGTTTCCACCTTTATCCTTTTTATGTGGTATTATTACATAAGTAGACATATCAACTCACTCTGACTACGTTTTCAATCAATTCCGCAGGAAGTCTTGGTTCATCCGCAGCTGGTTGATACTTTTGCAACAATGCTCTGACCTGAAGAGAATTCAACTTGAAGCACGTAGAGCTCAAGGTAGCAAGTTCCTCCGCATTGTATTTTGGAGCTTGTAGAAGATGAGTCGCTTGCATGATGGTTGCCAAATGACATTGACTCGCGAGTTCCAAGCCTTGCCTTTCAGCCCAAGTTTCCAGAGCGTTTAGTCTCGCCTTTAATCTACGACCGAACCATCTAACGCACAAGTTGGCATTTGAAACTAAAGCGTTAAACGCGGTCGCGTTTATTGTGTGGAACAAGTGACTAAATAGTTGAATGGTAAGTGCAGCGTTTACTCTGCATCGCCTAAGTAAAGCCATCGTGctcgaaaatatttgaagaacgCCGGCTTCTTTAGCAGGTTCGTCTGCATCTGCCATGAACTGTGACATTGCCGGTGCTAGTTCCAAGGAAATGCACCTAACCAACGACGCGAATGCTGTATGAACTGCTTCCGTCAAAATATCTTGTGCTCTGGTTGAAAACGCACCTACGTGCCGATCGTTTTTCAACATATGTAGTAGTTCCGAACCGTTTGCTAACCACAGTGCCAACGAGGACGCATCCATGTACCGTTCCTACGGCAATGATATGGAATAGAATGATGTATCAAATAACAacagtaatatttatatctccACCATCACAGTCTACCTCGGGCTTATACTGATTTAATTGTTCAATAGCTCATCTCGAGTTAGGTTATCGAAACATTATGTATTTCTTCATTAATTTACCTGTATTACTCGTTGAATCATGCTAGCGACATTTGCTAACATCACGGTCAATCTATGAGCTCTCTCCGTTGGTTGCAATTCTGGTCTATAATGTGTGCTTGCGCGATATCTCGCTGCCAAGTAAAGCGTATACGTTGGAGCCAATTTGAATTGTGGCGCCGATGGTTCAACATCTGTGATTACCGCATGAAAAAATGTTTCTTCCGTTTCCTCGAGAAATTCTAATACAGCTGGTAAAATCGGATCCGTCCCACGTGGCTGTCGATCATTCTGCAACGTTCTGCTCGAAACAACAGAAAGATTCGATATCATTCAACGTGGTTCTCCAAAATGCTATGATTGAATTTGTTTCCTCAACCGTTGGATAATTTATCATTATGTGTATGCTTATCTGTTTACGGGTACTATACAATTGTGATTTTCATATAGAAAACATATTCGTATTTCGGATTTTATATTTCGAGATGCATGTCATGGCTTAATCACTCTTCATTTGTTTGTTAGATCAAACAATCTGttcgttataaaaatgtaacaacGTAAACGTGAACTCTTTCGGTGAAACAGAAAAAGCTATTAAATATTACCTGTTACCATCCCTGCTACTGGTAAGACTGGCAGTTTCTACATTTCCATCGAGATCAAAGGTTGTTTCATAATTGTGCGTTGATTCCGGTGCATGTGTCGGGCTTCGAGTATGGCAAACagtagcaacagcagcagcagggACAGATGTAGACTTGCTCGGACTAGATGGATGTATAGGTATCGGCCTTTCCGAGCCCACCTCCGTTACATTTGGCTGCAACCGATGCCGCACACCAGCCCCGTTTGGAATTTCGCTACCGTCAGGATTCAATTCCAGCGAAAAGGGCAATCTTTCGTCTTCGTATCTGCGAATCAAACCATGCgtattacatgttataacgaTTGCCTCTCATAGTCTATCATTGGTTTCATtaatatttctcaaattatAAGTTTCCCGTTATAAGTTACAATTGGTCATCAATATAGCCAATCCCTcgcataaatttaatatattttccttttGATCAAAGACAACGAGAACTCGATGCACTCTTTTCTCCTAGAACGAACTCTTTCGCTATAATTTTATCATTCCAAAAAACCTGTAATCTAATTCGTTCCATTTGCCACTAGGTTTTTTCTTCCGTTTCCGAGGCACATAATCTGAAGGTCTTCTTCGCACATGGAACATAATTGAACCTGTAA
This DNA window, taken from Bombus terrestris chromosome 3, iyBomTerr1.2, whole genome shotgun sequence, encodes the following:
- the LOC100646773 gene encoding afadin isoform X11, with the protein product MGTHLCNGVIFLFVSDRMATELANKKAEREALRGVIQQWNANRLDLFELSEPNEDLEFHGVMRFYFQDSGQKVATKCIRVASDATSQAVIETLIEKFRPDMRMLSVPEYALYEIHENGEERKLGLEEKPLLVQLNWHIDDREGRFLLRRIDDKTNAQGVGFSSSDGSSFRRKLSKREKKQMKKQEKLSRLKSLEQDENTIPVDQNGVAEKLYTELPETSFTRSISNPEAVMRRRRQQKLERKLQQFRSKDGGPDTGGTLKIYGEALCKDVPYKTLLLSVRDSAVQVVREMLSKYGLEKVDPQQYCLVQVNSENNINGGTQQEYILDDDECPLAILMNHPSTRGSIMFHVRRRPSDYVPRKRKKKPSGKWNELDYRYEDERLPFSLELNPDGSEIPNGAGVRHRLQPNVTEVGSERPIPIHPSSPSKSTSVPAAAVATVCHTRSPTHAPESTHNYETTFDLDGNVETASLTSSRDGNRTLQNDRQPRGTDPILPAVLEFLEETEETFFHAVITDVEPSAPQFKLAPTYTLYLAARYRASTHYRPELQPTERAHRLTVMLANVASMIQRVIQERYMDASSLALWLANGSELLHMLKNDRHVGAFSTRAQDILTEAVHTAFASLVRCISLELAPAMSQFMADADEPAKEAGVLQIFSSTMALLRRCRVNAALTIQLFSHLFHTINATAFNALVSNANLCVRWFGRRLKARLNALETWAERQGLELASQCHLATIMQATHLLQAPKYNAEELATLSSTCFKLNSLQVRALLQKYQPAADEPRLPAELIENVVRVAESVADTLARADGREIRLEEEPTLALALLLPEDGYSCEVIRGVPPGLAEFLAPLQRDGLCRMAPQPTSSGYWTIYMIDHHNNYRSPSAMSNRSGGYSCHTGPSGAQPEIHVIKLHKSTNGMGLSIVAAKGAGQDRLGIYIKSVVAGGAADADGRLTAGDQLLKVDGQSLVGITQEKAAEYLVRTGPIVTLEVAKQGAIYHGLATLLSQPSPVMTRGPRRMSERDLPSRLGRDATAPQQQIHTSKSVPALHNVGTDGKQQHEVFNPGYSRASSSNSVTPPVTQPPPPMTTINSSTSLRSRSSHNLHDPTKMGTLPPSGLVSRQQSSPNLNPGQTTSNNSSSANVGPSSNILQSNEAERFYQNLSIYRNQDTTTTTTTTTTTTTKQRHSPSQHSDDRNPLQLQKSSRGSQNSLNRPGTFEMNQTRDRPISAYVPQPQQQSYLVGGLSQQGCAAPPRSQSSRDIIRQEAKLQEMQEEVRRRELRGGIPVPLNQYRPTAYNLKTNMSVQSPISSAVRPTKSAGSQPNLGSSPPVTVSSAPSISTSGHVTTRQTGPSNYGYLDAQYGPYMVQYGKSPHVHQHQHQHQSQPQSQHQHPHQHQHQLQLQHQHQHQHQHQHQHQHQNIQQQNLGHIQYGHASMTSTRGKNDLIRLQSNGMLLDYGRDQGTRDIGKLYMDQNQHVAVGSQYYLNSDVRNEHYNDENGINRAQTAPEGSTMSNEIPIRPTLPEEGYPESPPPPPPSTSTHPLYSKQSDSRYTASMQDPPRGGYYPANTTGTTLQPRQYQYSATNPWQREEKEREQARRREAARQWRDQQIAELSALSHRTSQQEEQLRALQLERDFQKRAEEVANQQDDDEESNDLDTENIRVQQSLLRTTVPQDRNNSLEQHHLNLPRTNATNQSIKGNHTGQSVGGSPMHSTNVVSIHTGNGPSQQSSQNIVNTCLQQQQPHQQQQESSGSHFSSDLQHEHTNQMPNNIGQIQMSSLLHLNSSQKPLGLSQSNEEKEMHRRHEEIKRKQVEFDDTQSKKKEEEINKQQQIQQMYQQQHHSQQLQSHLKTQQMLHPSMLRLDSLIINGSSASSTHNTSNDAPLPPERGSSYAVMSQQSTLRSNNANISNIVTLAQPQSTSVKRVSFHDSNANVESVQRSVSSGNSSTSQILAMDVITEDPNNFINDAEILLASPKAPEGSGGAPITGSTPGVIGAQEVYKDPRQRRLAEKQKQQQSSQVGQVPEKLSFKEKMKMFAMETGEDGTPRDKVKISRAQREIDNIGNPTIPTLNSNNHHHHNHHNNNNNNNSSSGSNSSTSNNPNNNNSNSSNINNNSSNRQQ